One Triticum dicoccoides isolate Atlit2015 ecotype Zavitan chromosome 4B, WEW_v2.0, whole genome shotgun sequence genomic window carries:
- the LOC119294993 gene encoding endoglucanase 10-like: MFGRDPWGGTLEISNADSATDDDRSRDLDRGAMMRHQLDETQQSWLLAGPGDQAGKKKKKYVDIGCMVIDRKIFMWTVGLILGVGLFVGFVMMIVKLVPHKKPPPPPPDQYTLALHKALMFFNAQRSGHLPKHNGVSWRGNSGMKDGLSDSTVKKSLVGGFYDAGDAIKFNYPMAWSMTMLSWTVIEYRAKYEAIGELDHVKEIIKWGTDYMLKTFNSSADTIDRIVAQVGVGDTSKGPMPNDHYCWMRPEDIDYKRPVIECHSCSDLAAEMAAALAAASIVFKDSKAYSDKLVHGAKALYKFGRLQRGRYSPNGSDQSLFYNSTSYWDEFVWGGAWMYFATGNTSYLTIATAPGMAKHAGAFWIGSPNYGVFTWDDKLPGSQVLLSRLRLFLSPGYPYEEILRTFHNQTDNVMCSYLPVFNSFNFTKGGLIQLNHGGPQPLQYVVNAAFLASLYADYLDTADTPGWYCGPNFYTTDVLRKFAKSQLDYILGKNPQKMSYVVGFGKKYPKRVHHRGASIPHNGVKYGCKGGFKWRESKKANPNILVGAMVAGPDKHDGFKDIRTNYNYTEPTLAANAGLVAALISLADIDTGRYSIDKNTIFSAVPPMFPTPPPPPSAWKP, from the exons ATGTTCGGGCGGGACCCGTGGGGCGGGACGCTGGAGATCTCGAACGCGGACTCGGCGACAGACGACGACCGGAGCCGGGACCTGGACCGGGGCGCCATGATGCGGCACCAGCTGGACGAGACGCAGCAGAGCTGGCTGCTGGCCGGCCCGGGCGACCAGgccgggaagaagaagaagaagtacgtGGACATCGGCTGCATGGTCATCGACCGCAAGATCTTCATGTGGACCGTCGGCCTCATCCTCGGCGTCGGCCTCTTCGTCGGCTTCGTCATGATGATCGTCAAGCTCGTCCCGCAcaagaagccgccgccgccgccccccgacCAGTACACCCTCGCGCTCCACAAGGCCCTCATGTTCTTCAACGCCCAGCGAT ccggtcatctgcccaagcacaacgGCGTGAGCTGGAGGGGCAACTCCGGCATGAAGGACGGCCTCTCGGACAGCACCGTCAAGAAGAGCTTGGTTGGAGGCTTCTACGACGCAGGCGACGCCATCAAGTTCAACTACCCCATGGCCTGGTCCATGACCATGCTCAGCTGGACGGTGATCGAGTACAGGGCCAAGTACGAGGCCATCGGCGAGCTCGACCATGTCAAGGAGATCATCAAGTGGGGCACCGACTACATGCTCAAGACCTTCAACTCGTCCGCCGACACCATCGACCGGATTGTCGCTCAG GTCGGCGTGGGCGACACCTCTAAAGGCCCCATGCCGAACGACCACTACTGCTGGATGAGACCAGAGGATATTGACTATAAGAGGCCTGTCATCGAGTGCCACTCTTGCTCGGATCTTGCCGCTGAGATGGCTGCCGCCCTCGCCGCCGCTTCCATAGTGTTCAAGGACAGCAAGGCGTACTCTGACAAGCTCGTCCACGGTGCCAAGGCGCTGTACAAGTTCGGTAGGCTGCAGCGCGGTCGATACAGCCCCAATGGCTCTGATCAGTCATTGTTCTACAATTCCACCAGCTACTGGGATGAGTTTGTGTGGGGTGGTGCGTGGATGTACTTCGCCACGGGGAACACATCATACCTCACCATCGCCACAGCTCCAGGAATGGCAAAGCACGCAGGCGCGTTCTGGATTGGTAGCCCAAACTATGGAGTGTTTACCTGGGATGACAAGCTTCCAGGATCTCAG GTTCTTCTCAGCAGGTTGCGGCTCTTCCTAAGTCCAGGGTATCCTTATGAAGAAATATTAAGGACATTCCACAACCAAACTGACAATGTCATGTGCTCATATTTACcagtattcaattcattcaacttcACTAAAG GAGGATTGATACaactcaaccatggagggcctcaacCGCTTCAGTACGTCGTCAATGCAGCTTTCCTTGCCTCTTTGTATGCTGATTATCTGGACACTGCGGATACACCAGGGTGGTATTGTGGACCTAATTTCTATACCACAGATGTCCTCCGCAAGTTTGCAAAGTCACAG CTTGATTACATTCTAGGCAAGAACCCACAAAAGATGAGCTACGTCGTGGGTTTTGGAAAGAAGTACCCCAAGCGTGTTCATCACAGAGGGGCATCAATCCCTCATAACGGTGTCAAGTACGGATGCAAAGGAGGTTTCAAATGGAGAGAGTCTAAGAAAGCAAACCCTAATATCCTCGTTGGAGCAATGGTTGCTGGCCCTGACAAGCATGATGGCTTCAAGGATATCCGCACAAATTACAATTACACAGAGCCTACTCTTGCAGCAAATGCTGGCCTGGTTGCAGCATTGATTTCTCTAGCTGACATCGATACCGGCAGATATTCAATTGATAAGAACACCATCTTCTCAGCAGTTCCCCCAATGTTCCCGACACCCCCACCACCACCATCAGCTTGGAAACCATGA
- the LOC119294994 gene encoding putative rRNA methyltransferase YlbH isoform X1: MASSTVASAPFLPSLPSPNHRRLSLRYPARRLGVAASAAPKGAAASEAARERRRFLERYGLNPDDFEEDADPDPRVCSEERRRERRMRRSGGGEEAAVAPARPVERRETHKMLQVLAGKVRRRKLLSPKDRNVRPMMEVVRGAAFDIIQSAGGSPASLKPGLWLDLYSGTGSVGIEAMSRGCSQAHFVELDPWVISEVLKPNLDCTGFLDTSHIHMLRVENFLDNAEKSKGRYPSFDYISVTPPYVEVNYSTLLDQLARSPLVGEDCFILVEYPLKTDMPESCGKLIKIADRKFGRTNLLIYGPTWSEKKKGRILR; encoded by the exons ATGGCTTCCTCCACTGTCGCCTCCGCCCCCTTCCTCCCGTCGCTCCCCAGTCCAAATCACAGGCGCCTCTCCCTCCGCTACCCCGCTCGCCGTCTCGGGGTGGCCGCATCCGCGGCTCCTAAGGGCGCggcggcgtcggaggcggcgagggAGCGCCGTCGTTTCCTGGAGCGCTACGGCCTCAACCCTGATGACTTCGAGGAAGATGCCGACCCGGATCCCAGGGTTTGCTCG gaagagaggaggagggagaggcggaTGCGGCGGTCGGGTGGAGGGGAGGAGGCCGCTGTTGCTCCTGCCAGGCCGGTGGAGCGCCGGGAGACTCATAAGATGCTCCAG GTACTAGCTGGGAAGGTGCGCAGAAGAAAACTACTATCACCAAAAGATAGGAATGTTCGTCCAATGATGGAAGTTGTCCGAGGAGCAGCCTTTGACATTATACAA TCAGCTGGTGGTTCTCCTGCTTCACTCAAACCTGGTCTGTGGTTAGACTTGTACAGCGGTACTGGATCTGTAGGAATTGAAGCTATGAGCCGAGGCTGTTCACAG gCGCATTTTGTTGAGTTGGACCCTTGGGTTATTTCTGAGGTTCTTAAACCTAATCTGGACTGTACTGGATTTCTTGATACTTCGCACATACATATGCTCCGGGTCGAGAACTTCTTGGACAATGCTGAAAAATCTAAAG GTAGATATCCTTCTTTTGATTATATTAGTGTAACACCGCCATATGTTGAGGTCAACTACAGTACACTACTCGATCAGCTTGCAAGGTCCCCGTTGGTTGGAGAAGATTGCTTCATT CTAGTTGAGTACCCACTGAAAACAGATATGCCTGAATCCTGCGGAAAGCTAATAAAG ATAGCTGACAGGAAGTTTGGTCGGACAAACCTGCTGATTTATGGGCCAACCTGGTCAGAGAAAAAGAAAGGAAGGATTCTGAGATAA
- the LOC119294994 gene encoding putative rRNA methyltransferase YlbH isoform X2, with amino-acid sequence MASSTVASAPFLPSLPSPNHRRLSLRYPARRLGVAASAAPKGAAASEAARERRRFLERYGLNPDDFEEDADPDPREERRRERRMRRSGGGEEAAVAPARPVERRETHKMLQVLAGKVRRRKLLSPKDRNVRPMMEVVRGAAFDIIQSAGGSPASLKPGLWLDLYSGTGSVGIEAMSRGCSQAHFVELDPWVISEVLKPNLDCTGFLDTSHIHMLRVENFLDNAEKSKGRYPSFDYISVTPPYVEVNYSTLLDQLARSPLVGEDCFILVEYPLKTDMPESCGKLIKIADRKFGRTNLLIYGPTWSEKKKGRILR; translated from the exons ATGGCTTCCTCCACTGTCGCCTCCGCCCCCTTCCTCCCGTCGCTCCCCAGTCCAAATCACAGGCGCCTCTCCCTCCGCTACCCCGCTCGCCGTCTCGGGGTGGCCGCATCCGCGGCTCCTAAGGGCGCggcggcgtcggaggcggcgagggAGCGCCGTCGTTTCCTGGAGCGCTACGGCCTCAACCCTGATGACTTCGAGGAAGATGCCGACCCGGATCCCAGG gaagagaggaggagggagaggcggaTGCGGCGGTCGGGTGGAGGGGAGGAGGCCGCTGTTGCTCCTGCCAGGCCGGTGGAGCGCCGGGAGACTCATAAGATGCTCCAG GTACTAGCTGGGAAGGTGCGCAGAAGAAAACTACTATCACCAAAAGATAGGAATGTTCGTCCAATGATGGAAGTTGTCCGAGGAGCAGCCTTTGACATTATACAA TCAGCTGGTGGTTCTCCTGCTTCACTCAAACCTGGTCTGTGGTTAGACTTGTACAGCGGTACTGGATCTGTAGGAATTGAAGCTATGAGCCGAGGCTGTTCACAG gCGCATTTTGTTGAGTTGGACCCTTGGGTTATTTCTGAGGTTCTTAAACCTAATCTGGACTGTACTGGATTTCTTGATACTTCGCACATACATATGCTCCGGGTCGAGAACTTCTTGGACAATGCTGAAAAATCTAAAG GTAGATATCCTTCTTTTGATTATATTAGTGTAACACCGCCATATGTTGAGGTCAACTACAGTACACTACTCGATCAGCTTGCAAGGTCCCCGTTGGTTGGAGAAGATTGCTTCATT CTAGTTGAGTACCCACTGAAAACAGATATGCCTGAATCCTGCGGAAAGCTAATAAAG ATAGCTGACAGGAAGTTTGGTCGGACAAACCTGCTGATTTATGGGCCAACCTGGTCAGAGAAAAAGAAAGGAAGGATTCTGAGATAA